The Haemophilus parainfluenzae genome window below encodes:
- a CDS encoding 4Fe-4S dicluster domain-containing protein, whose protein sequence is MNRFVIGDPKDCIGCNTCMAACSEVHKAFGLQSFPRLQVMRNDDITVPILCRHCDDSPCATVCPVHAIKHENDTIQLNEGLCIGCKLCGIACPFGAITQHGSAPIDAPTYYEGFSFTDAVKRDIRTAPDNTDLHNMLAWQPGVKAIAVKCDLCYFREDGPACVQTCPTKTLFIISDESIKQANERKREMAMISSPAIPR, encoded by the coding sequence ATGAACCGTTTTGTTATAGGTGATCCGAAAGATTGCATTGGATGCAATACCTGTATGGCTGCTTGCAGCGAAGTACACAAAGCTTTTGGATTACAATCCTTTCCGCGGTTACAAGTAATGCGTAACGACGATATTACTGTGCCGATCTTATGTCGTCATTGTGATGATTCACCTTGTGCTACGGTATGTCCTGTGCATGCAATTAAGCACGAAAATGACACTATTCAATTAAACGAAGGTTTGTGTATTGGCTGTAAACTTTGTGGTATTGCTTGCCCATTTGGTGCGATTACCCAACATGGTTCTGCACCGATTGACGCACCAACCTATTATGAAGGATTCTCCTTCACTGATGCGGTAAAACGAGATATTCGTACTGCACCAGACAATACAGATTTACACAATATGCTGGCATGGCAACCTGGTGTGAAAGCTATTGCTGTGAAATGCGACCTTTGCTATTTCCGCGAAGATGGTCCGGCTTGTGTACAAACCTGTCCAACTAAAACGTTATTTATTATCAGTGATGAGAGTATCAAACAGGCTAACGAAAGAAAACGTGAAATGGCAATGATTTCTTCGCCAGCTATCCCAAGATAA